A single genomic interval of Electrophorus electricus isolate fEleEle1 chromosome 4, fEleEle1.pri, whole genome shotgun sequence harbors:
- the snrpd2 gene encoding small nuclear ribonucleoprotein Sm D2, translated as MSLLNKPKSEMTPEELQKREEEEFNTGPLSVLTQSVKNNTQVLINCRNNKKLLGRVKAFDRHCNMVLENVKEMWTEVPKSGKGKKKSKPVNKDRYISKMFLRGDSVIVVLRNPLITGK; from the exons at GAGTCTCTTGAACAAGCCCAAGTCAGAGATGACTCCAGAGGAGCTTCAGAAACGGGAAGAGGAAGAGTTCAACACTGGACCCCTCTCTGTGCTAACCCAATCAGTTAAAAACAACACGCAGGTCCTTATCAACTGCCGCAATAATAAGAAACTATTGGGCCGAGTAAAGGCCTTCGACAG GCATTGTAACATGGTGCTGGAGAATGTGAAGGAGATGTGGACCGAGGTACCCAAGAGTGGCAAAGGCAAGAAGAAGTCCAAACCAGTCAATAAAGATCGCTACATATCCAAGATGTTTTTGAGAGGCGATTCAGTCATTGTTGTACTGAGGAATCCCCTTATAACTGGCAAAtag
- the foxg1c gene encoding forkhead box protein G1c, which translates to MLSMEERKVPVNFTHKSFSIRNVLFRQGEIMNHGGATPDTVCSRGIKSLSCSHNDQLIKVGHTPDIKYVYVDEKCDKLKWPFAKKESIPRVSECGENIKESGEVELSEVGAVKEKTKPNKPLFSYNALIMMAIRQSPEGRLTLNGIYEFIMGNFPYYRENRRGWQNSIRHNLSLNKCFVKVPRRYDEPGKGNYWMLGPSSDDVFIGGTTGKLRRRSTVASRAKLAMKRDARLTTTARGLALAGSFYWPVQSFLDLQHPARPCTGSTSYPSSHHNYQTSVFSRSMYHCMSIEKFAPPTRESPYCAVGSEHCRHHQTTSTASFASSSVSSALSLPGAYAFNLMSGQTNYFYSHQVPHTSGYSAWTQEDTPLSKKYPRNIFPGKNALSEYTGGLCADFPTYYPNKTNSMH; encoded by the coding sequence ATGTTGAGCATGGAGGAACGGAAAGTCCCTGTTAATTTTACCCACAAGTCCTTCAGCATCAGAAATGTACTGTTCCGACAAGGGGAAATTATGAATCACGGCGGTGCTACGCCGGACACAGTCTGTTCCCGAGGGATAAAGTCCCTGTCCTGTTCACACAATGACCAGCTAATCAAAGTGGGACATACTCCGGATATCAAGTATGTATATGTAGACGAAAAATGCGATAAACTCAAATGGCCATTTGCAAAAAAAGAGAGCATTCCAAGAGTTTCGGAATGTGGCGAGAACATAAAAGAATCCGGAGAAGTTGAACTATCTGAGGTAGGAGCTGTGAAGGAAAAGACGAAGCCCAATAAGCCGCTTTTCAGTTATAATGCTCTGATTATGATGGCTATACGTCAAAGTCCAGAGGGTCGACTCACACTCAACGGTATCTACGAGTTTATTATGGGAAACTTTCCATACTATCGGGAAAATAGACGGGGTTGGCAAAATTCCATCCGACACAACCTAAGCCTTAACAAGTGTTTCGTCAAGGTACCGCGCCGTTATGATGAACCCGGGAAAGGCAACTACTGGATGCTCGGCCCTTCCAGTGACGATGTGTTTATAGGTGGCACCACGGGCAAGCTCAGGCGACGCTCAACAGTTGCCTCGCGTGCGAAATTAGCAATGAAAAGAGATGCGCGGCTGACCACCACGGCAAGAGGACTAGCGCTTGCGGGCTCATTTTATTGGCCAGTACAATCATTTCTGGACCTCCAACATCCTGCTCGCCCATGTACAGGCTCTACATCTTATCCGAGCTCTCATCACAATTATCAAACATCGGTCTTCTCACGGAGTATGTATCACTGTATGAGTATAGAAAAATTTGCTCCCCCCACGCGCGAATCTCCTTACTGTGCCGTGGGTAGCGAGCACTGTCGTCACCACCAGACGACTTCTACTGCTTCGTTTGCGTCTTCTTCTGTGTCTTCTGCTTTGTCTCTTCCTGGTGCATACGCTTTCAACTTAATGTCTGGTCAAACAAATTACTTTTACTCTCATCAGGTACCTCATACATCGGGATATTCCGCTTGGACACAAGAAGATACCCCTCTCTCTAAAAAATATCCTAGAAACATATTCCCTGGAAAGAACGCTCTCTCAGAGTACACGGGAGGACTATGCGCAGATTTTCCTACGTATTATCCTAATAAAACGAATTCGATGCATTAA